The Bacillus zhangzhouensis region AGATGATATTCAATTTTTAGCAGGAAAAGAACAAACACAAGAAGAGTTTTTCCATACCTTCAACACACTTCACGAAGAAAGTAAGCAAATCGTCATTTCTAGTGACCGGCCTCCGAAAGAAATTCCGACACTTGAAGACAGATTACGCTCTCGCTTCGAATGGGGCTTAATTACAGACATTACCCCGCCAGATCTAGAAACGCGTATCGCAATTCTGCGCAAAAAAGCAAAGGCAGAAGGCTTAGACATCCCAAATGAAGTCATGCTGTACATTGCTAATCAAATCGACAGCAACATTCGTGAGCTGGAGGGTGCTTTGATTCGTGTCGTTGCTTACTCATCTTTAATTAATAAAGACATTAATGCAGATCTAGCAGCTGAGGCGCTAAAGGACATCATTCCTTCATCAAAGCCAAAGGTCATTACAATTAAAGATATTCAAAGAATTGTAGGACAACAATTTAATATTCGATTAGAGGATTTCAAAGCGAAAAAACGGACGAAGTCAGTTGCTTATCCAAGACAAATTGCTATGTACCTCTCTAGAGAAATGACCGATTCCTCTCTGCCTAAAATCGGAGAAGAATTTGGCGGTCGTGATCATACAACTGTCATTCATGCTCATGAGAAGATTTCGAAATTAATCGTTGAAGATGAACAGCTTCAGCAGCATGTCAAAGAGATCAAAGAACAATTAAAATAACCAAGCTGATATAATGAGTACGGGAAAATGTGAATAACTAGAACATAGTCATACACAGTCTGTCCACATGTGGATAGGCTGTCTTTCCTTTCTTTTCTCGACTTATCCACATATTCACAAGCCCTACTATTACTTCTACGATTTTTATTAATAAAATATATATACATGTCATTAAGAAAATTTAGGAGGACCACTATGAAATTCACGATTCAAAAAGATCGTCTTGTCGAAAGTGTCCAAGATGTATTAAAGGCCGTTTCCTCTAGAACAACGATTCCTATTTTGACAGGGATTAAAATTGTTGCGTCTGATGAAGGGGTTTCTCTAACAGGAAGCGATTCTGATATCTCAATTGAATCTTTCATTCCTCAAAGAGATGGAGATTTAGAGGTTATCACGATTGACCGTCCGGGAAGTATTGTGCTTCAAGCCCGCTTCTTTAGTGAAATTGTAAAGAAACTACCTATGGCTACTGTCGAAATTGAAGTAGAACAAAATCACCTGACCATCATCCGCTCTGGTTCAGCGGAATTTAACTTAAACGGCTTAGATGCTGAAGAATATCCGCATCTTCCACAAATTGAAGAGCATCATGCATTTCAAATTCCGACGGATTTGCTTAAAAACTTAATTCGTCAAACTGTTTTTGCAGTGTCCACCTCAGAAACACGACCCATCTTGACAGGTGTAAACTGGAAGGTGGAAAAAGGTGAATTAATATGCACAGCGACGGATAGCCACCGTCTTGCTTTAAGAAAAGCGAAGTTAGATATTAACGAGGAAAGTTCGTATAATGTCGTGATTCCAGGGAAGAGTTTAACAGAGTTGAGTAAAATTCTTGATGATGGACAAGATCTTGTGAGTATCGTCATTACAGAAACGCAAGTTCTTTTTAAAGCACAAAACGTGCTGTTCTTCTCAAGACTGCTGGATGGTAATTATCCAGATACAGCTCGTCTGATCCCGCAAGAAAGTAAAACGGATGTCGTGGTCAACACGAAGGAGTTCCTTCAAGCCATTGATCGTGCATCACTTTTGGCAAGAGAAGGACGTAATAATGTCGTGAAACTGTCAGCTGATCCTGAACAAAGCCTTGAAATTTCTTCTAATTCGCCTGAGATCGGTAAAGTGGTGGAGACGGTTCAAGCAGATGACATTAAAGGGGAGGAGCTTAAAATCTCCTTCAGTCCAAAATATATGCTGGATGCATTAAAAGTATTAGAGGGAACAGAAATTCATGTAAGCTTCACTGGTGCAATGAGACCGTTCCTGCTGCGTACGCCGAATGATGATTCCATCTTACAATTGATTCTTCCGGTAAGAACGTATTAATTCAATCTAAAATGGCTGCTGTGTGAGTGCACAGCAGCTTTTCTTCTCATTTTACATGCTTTCATTCATCCCAGTTCGCTTTCCCCCTTTCCTTCTTGTCTTGTTTTTTAGTACAATTAGATATTAGTGATATTGAAAGAGGTCGATACAATGCCTAATCTTATAACTATTGAAACAGAAATGATTACATTAGGGCAGTTTTTGAAATTAGCCGAAGTCATCCAATCTGGCGGAATGGCCAAATGGTTTTTAAGTGAACATGAGGTGTTCATTAATCAAGAACCAGATAATAGACGGGGACGCAAACTATACCCAGGAGATGTTGTCGAGATTGAAGGTTACGGCACATTTCAAGTTGTGAATTAGAAACGGGTGACAATACATGTACATTCAAAGTCTGGCGTTAACTTCATACCGAAACTATGAACACACCGAGCTCCAATTCGACAATAAGGTGAATGTCATGATCGGTGAGAATGCCCAAGGTAAAACAAACTTGATGGAAGCGATCTATGTATTGTCGATGGCAAAGTCTCATCGTACGTCAAATGATAAAGAACTTATCCGATGGGACAAAGACTATGCTAAAATAGAAGGAAGAGTCATTAAAAAAAATGGTCCACTTCCCATGCAGCTCGTGATCTCAAAAAAAGGGAAAAAGGGCAAGGTCAATCACATTGAACAACAGAAGCTCAGTCATTATGTTGGTGCGTTAAACACCATCATGTTTGCGCCAGAGGACTTAAGTCTTGTGAAGGGCAGCCCGCAAATCCGCAGAAGATTCCTCGACATGGAGATTGGACAAGTTTCTGCTGTCTATTTGCATGATTTATCGCTCTATCAAAAAATCCTCTCTCAGCGGAATCATTACTTAAAACAATTGCAGACAAGAAAGCAAACGGATCAAGCGATACTGGAGATTTTAACAGAGCAGTTGATTGATGCAGCAGCGAAAGTTGTCAAAAGACGACTGACTTTTACGAAACAGCTCGAAAAATGGGCGCAGCCGCTGCATTTGGGGATTTCTAGAGAGCTAGAAACACTCACGCTCCAATACCAGACGGCAATAGAGGTATCAGAAGCGTCAGACTTGTCGAAAATAAAGAATAGCTATGAAGAATCGTTTCAGAAACTAAGAGAGAGAGAAATAGACCGAGGGGTGACACTGTGGGGACCTCATAGAGATGACCTGCTTTTCTTTGTAAATGGTCGGGATGTTCAGACATATGGCTCTCAAGGGCAGCAAAGAACAACAGCTCTTTCACTAAAGCTGGCAGAAATTGACCTGATACATGAAGAAATCGGAGAATATCCCATTCTTCTACTTGATGATGTTTTATCTGAACTTGATGATTACAGACAGTCTCATTTGCTCCATACCATTCAGGGACGTGTACAGACTTTCGTCACCACAACAAGTGTTGAAGGCATCGATCACGCCACCCTGAAAGAAGCGGAAATTTTCAGAGTAGCCAGTGGGAAAGTAATTGACTGATAAATGAGGTGTGAGTCTTGTATATTCATTTAGGTGATGATTGTGTTGTTTCTACACGAGAGATTGTCGCAATTGTTGATTACAAAATGAGATCGTCTTCTGTTGTAGAAGAATTTCTACAAAAACAGGAGAAACATATCATTTCGTTATCACAAGGGACACCCAAATCCATTGTCGTCACAACTGAATCTGTTTATTACTCTCCTCTTTCCTCAAGCACGCTCAAAAAACGTGCTTCGTTTGTGATTGAAATTGAAGTCTAAAAGCTCAATTCATATAAATATATCGTTTAAGAAAAGTGTAGGTGAATGTACGTGGCAATGGAACAGCAACATAATAGTTATGATGAAAATCAGATACAGGTGCTTGAAGGGCTAGAAGCTGTTAGAAAACGTCCAGGAATGTACATTGGGTCAACCAATGCAAAGGGACTTCACCATCTTGTATGGGAAATTGTCGACAACAGTATTGATGAGGCATTAGCTGGTTATTGTACAGAGATTACAGTGCAAATTGAAAAAGATAACAGCATTACAGTAAAAGATAATGGCCGCGGGATTCCTGTTGGAATTCATGAGAAAATGGGGCGTCCTGCCGTAGAGGTCATTATGACTGTTCTTCACGCTGGCGGTAAATTCGACGGCAGTGGGTATAAAGTATCAGGCGGTCTGCATGGTGTAGGGGCATCTGTTGTAAATGCATTATCTACTACCTTAGACGTGACTGTATACCGTGACGGAAAAATTCACTATCAGCAGTTCAAACGCGGCGTTCCTGTGGGAGATTTAGAGGTTATTGGTGAAACAGATGTAACCGGGACAACCACTCACTTTGTGCCAGATCCAGAAATTTTCACGGAAACCATTGAATTTGATTACGATACACTTGCCAACCGTGTTCGTGAGTTAGCTTTCTTAACAAAAGGTGTCAACATCATCATTGAAGACTTGCGTGAAGGCAAAGAGCGGAGAAATGAATACTGCTACGAAGGCGGTATTAAGAGCTATGTAGAACATTTAAACCGCTCAAAAGAAGTCGTTCATGAAGAACCTGTTTACATCGAAGGTGAGAAAGACGGAATTACGGTTGAAGTGGCATTACAATACAACGATTCCTATTCAAGCAATATCTATTCCTTCGCCAACAATATCAACACGTATGAAGGCGGAACACACGAAGCTGGCTTTAAAACCGGTCTAACGCGTGTCATCAATGATTATGCTCGTAAAAATGGTGTGTTCAAAGATGGGGATTCGAATTTAAGTGGTGAAGATGTGCGAGAAGGCTTAACAGCCATTATCTCCATCAAACATCCAGACCCTCAATTCGAAGGACAAACGAAGACAAAGCTTGGGAACTCAGAAGCGAGAACCATCACAGACTCCCTTTTCTCTGAAGCACTTGAGAAATTCTTGCTTGAAAATCCTGATTCTGCGAAAAAAATTGTGGAAAAAGGACTGATGGCGGCTCGTGCAAGAATGGCTGCCAAAAAGGCTCGTGAGCTGACAAGACGTAAAAGTGCACTGGAAGTCTCCAGCTTACCTGGGAAACTGGCGGACTGTTCCTCTAAAGATCCTTCCATCTCTGAACTCTATATTGTAGAGGGGGATTCTGCGGGCGGATCTGCTAAGCAAGGCCGTGATCGTCACTTCCAAGCGATCTTACCGTTAAGAGGGAAAATCCTAAACGTAGAAAAAGCTCGTTTAGATAAAATTTTATCGAACAACGAGGTTCGTTCAATGATTACAGCGTTAGGAACTGGAATCGGAGAAGACTTTACTTTAGAGAAAGCACGCTATCACAAAATTGTGATCATGACAGATGCCGATGTGGATGGAGCACACATTCGAACGCTGCTCTTAACATTCTTCTATCGCTACATGCGTGAAATCATTGAAAACGGTTATGTGTATATTGCGCAGCCGCCTTTATATAAAGTGCAGCAAGGAAAACGTGTGGAGTACGTGTATAATGATAAACAGCTGGATGAGCTGTTAAAAACACTTCCTCAAACACCAAAGCCTGGACTTCAGCGTTATAAAGGTCTTGGAGAAATGAATGCTACTCAGCTTTGGGAAACAACAATGGACCCTGATGCGAGAACACTTCTTCAAGTTACACTTGAGGATGCGATTGATGCTGATGAGACATTTGAAATGCTGATGGGAGATAAAGTAGAACCGAGACGAAACTTTATCGAAGAAAATGCGCAATACGTGAAAAACCTTGATATTTAGATAGATACCTCCTGAGAACAACCTTATTTCTTGTTTGGAATAAGGTTGTTTTTCAAGAATAGGGGTGTGCAACGAATGTCCTGGTTTTCCGTGTTTTCGTTGATTTTCTAGTAAATAAATGTGTATAAAGCCGAGATTATTGATATAATGGAGAATAGTCTTGTGAAGATAAATACATATTTTACTCCCACATAATTTATTTCATGTGATACGTAAAGGGAGGTTCTTATAGTGAGTGAACAACATACACCAAATGTACGCGAAGTAAATATTAGTCATGAGATGCGTACGTCCTTTTTAGATTATGCAATGAGTGTTATTGTTTCGCGTGCATTACCAGATGTGCGAGATGGATTGAAGCCCGTGCATCGGAGAATTTTATATGCGATGAATGACCTAGGTATGACAAGTGATAAACCATTTAAGAAATCTGCACGTATCGTTGGGGAAGTTATTGGTAAGTACCACCCTCACGGTGACAGCGCTGTATACGAAGCGATGGTTCGTATGGCGCAAGACTTCAACTATCGAAATATGCTAGTTGAAGGACACGGGAACTTTGGTTCTGTTGATGGAGACGGTGCAGCGGCAATGCGTTATACTGAGGCTCGTCTATCTAAAATTTCAATGGAAATCCTGCGTGATATCACTAAGGATACGATTGATTATCAAGATAACTACGATGGCAGTGAGAGAGAACCAATCGTCATGCCTGCTCGTTTCCCGAACTTATTAGTCAACGGGGCAACGGGTATCGCTGTAGGGATGGCAACAAACATTCCGCCACACCAACTAGGCGAGGTCATTGATGGGGTATTAGCGGTTAGTCAAAATCCAGAAATGACAACACAAGAATTAATGGAGATCATTCCTGGTCCAGACTTCCCAACTGCGGGACAAATCATCGGCCGAAGCGGAATTCGCAAGGCATACGAAACGGGCCGAGGCTCTATTACTTTACGTGCAAAATCTATCATTGAAGAAACATCCAGCGGTAAGCAGCGGATTGTTATCAATGAAATTCCGTATCAGGTCAACAAAGCCCGTTTGATCGAAAAAATTGCTGATCTTGTGCGCGATAAAAAGATCGATGGCATTACAGATCTGCGCGACGAATCTGATCGTAATGGAATGCGGATTGTGATTGAACTGCGAAGAGACGCGAACGCCCACGTTCTATTAAACAATCTTTATAAACAAACGACACTTCAAACGTCGTTTGGGATCAACTTATTGGCACTAGTTGATGGACAGCCGAAAGTCTTGACCCTCAAACAATGTCTTGAATATTATCTAGAGCATCAAAAAGTGATTATTCGCAGAAGAACAGCATATGAACTTCGTAAAGCTGAAGCAAGAGCTCATATTCTAGAAGGTTTAAGAATCGCTCTTGACCACTTAGATGAAGTCATTTCATTAATTAGAAGCTCTCAAACTGCTGAAATCGCGAGAAATGGCTTAATTGAGAACTATAGCTTGTCTGAAAAACAAGCACAGGCCATTCTTGATATGCGTCTTCAGCGCTTAACTGGTTTGGAAAGAGAAAAGATAGAAGAAGAATACAAAGGGCTTGTTGGTTTGATTGCCGAGTTGAAAGCCATTTTAGCAGACAATGAGAAAGTTCTTGAAATCATTAGAGAAGAATTAACAGAAATCAAAGAACGTTTTAATGATACGCGCCGTACTGAAATTGTGACTGCGGGTATTGAAACAATTGAAGACGAAGATTTGATTCCTGTTGAGAATATCGTGATTACGCTGACTCATAATGGTTATATCAAGCGTCTGCCTGCATCAACATACCGCAGTCAAAAAAGAGGCGGTAAAGGTGTTCAGGGCATGGGAACCAATGAGGATGATTTCGTAGAACAACTGATTTCAACATCTACCCATGATACGATCCTCTTCTTCTCTAATAAAGGGAAGGTCTATCGTGCGAAGGGATATGAGATTCCTGAATTCGGACGGACAGCGAAAGGGATTCCGATTATTAACCTGCTTGAAGTAGAAAAGGGAGAGTGGATTAATGCCATTATTCCAGTAAGCGAATTTGATGAAGATTCCTATCTCTTCTTTACAACAAGACATGGTGTATCAAAACGAACATCATTGTCTCAGTTTGCCAACATTCGAAACAATGGACTTATCGCTTTAAGTCTTCGTGATGAAGATGAACTGATGGCTGTCCGTTTAACCAATGGAGAAAAACAAATCATTATTGGAACGAAAAAAGGTATGCTGATTCGTTTTGATGAGACAGACGTTCGTGAAATGGGGCGTACGGCAGCTGGCGTGAAAGGAATTACGCTTTCTGAGGATGACATGGTCGTTGGGATGGAAATCCTTGAGCCAGGTGCAAACGTATTGATCGTAACCGAAAAAGGATATGGTAAGTTAACCCCTGAAAAAGAATACCGTGTTCAAAGTCGGGGCGGTAAAGGTCTTAAAACATGTAAAATCACTGACAACAATGGTCCGCTTGTCGCAGTGAAGGCGACGAATGCTGAAGCTGAAGAGGACTTGATGATTATTACAGGAAGTGGCGTAATCATTCGTATGGCCGTTTCAGACATTTCAACAACAGGTCGAGTCACTCAAGGTGTCCGCCTGATTCGTCTAGGTGATGATGAGCATGTCGCTACAGTGGCATTAGTTGAAAAATCACAAGAAAATGATGAAGAAAACGTAGAAACTATAGAGTCAGATCATGAGCAATCTGAGTAAAAATAAAGCTGGTTCTTCACCGGCTTTATTTTTTTTAAAAAAACATGATTTTTTTTGAAATTTATAATGCTTTTTTCATAGATATGTGTTAATCTTTCAAAGGAGCAAAAAGAGGCTCTATTTTTTATCTCTTTTTACAGTGGAAACTTCTTTAAAAAAATAATATGTTTTTCAAGAAAAATATTGACTGTTGATAGAGATATATGATATATTTAAGTGGTCGCTTTGAGAGAGTGACACACAAGTTCTTTGAAAACTAAACAAGACAAAACGTACCTGTTAATTCAGTTTTTATCAAAAAATCCTATGATACATCATAGGTAGTCAGTCAAACTGGCGAGGCAGGAAATGATCACATGCTAAGTTCGCTACATCGTGTAGCAACGCATGTGTGATATGCATCCTGCATACCTCGGAGAGTTTGATCCTGGCTCAGGACGAACGCTGGCGGCGTGCCTAATACATGCAAGTCGAGCGGACAGAAGGGAGCTTGCTCCCGTATGTTAGCGGCGGACGGGTGAGTAACACGTGGGTAACCTGCCTGTAAGACTGGGATAACTCCGGGAAACCGGAGCTAATACCGGATAGTTCCTTGAACCGCATGGTTCAAGGATGAAAGACGGTTTCGGCTGTCACTTACAGATGGACCCGCGGCGCATTAGCTAGTTGGTGGGGTAATGGCTCACCAAGGCGACGATGCGTAGCCGACCTGAGAGGGTGATCGGCCACACTGGGACTGAGACACGGCCCAGACTCCTACGGGAGGCAGCAGTAGGGAATCTTCCGCAATGGACGAAAGTCTGACGGAGCAACGCCGCGTGAGTGATGAAGGTTTTCGGATCGTAAAGCTCTGTTGTTAGGGAAGAACAAGTGCGAGAGTAACTGCTCGCACCTTGACGGTACCTAACCAGAAAGCCACGGCTAACTACGTGCCAGCAGCCGCGGTAATACGTAGGTGGCAAGCGTTGTCCGGAATTATTGGGCGTAAAGGGCTCGCAGGCGGTTTCTTAAGTCTGATGTGAAAGCCCCCGGCTCAACCGGGGAGGGTCATTGGAAACTGGGAAACTTGAGTGCAGAAGAGGAGAGTGGAATTCCACGTGTAGCGGTGAAATGCGTAGAGATGTGGAGGAACACCAGTGGCGAAGGCGACTCTCTGGTCTGTAACTGACGCTGAGGAGCGAAAGCGTGGGGAGCGAACAGGATTAGATACCCTGGTAGTCCACGCCGTAAACGATGAGTGCTAAGTGTTAGGGGGTTTCCGCCCCTTAGTGCTGCAGCTAACGCATTAAGCACTCCGCCTGGGGAGTACGGTCGCAAGACTGAAACTCAAAGGAATTGACGGGGGCCCGCACAAGCGGTGGAGCATGTGGTTTAATTCGAAGCAACGCGAAGAACCTTACCAGGTCTTGACATCCTCTGACAACCCTAGAGATAGGGCTTTCCCTTCGGGGACAGAGTGACAGGTGGTGCATGGTTGTCGTCAGCTCGTGTCGTGAGATGTTGGGTTAAGTCCCGCAACGAGCGCAACCCTTGATCTTAGTTGCCAGCATTCAGTTGGGCACTCTAAGGTGACTGCCGGTGACAAACCGGAGGAAGGTGGGGATGACGTCAAATCATCATGCCCCTTATGACCTGGGCTACACACGTGCTACAATGGACAGAACAAAGGGCTGCGAGACCGCAAGGTTTAGCGAATCCCATAAATCTGTTCTCAGTTCGGATCGCAGTCTGCAACTCGACTGCGTGAAGCTGGAATCGCTAGTAATCGCGGATCAGCATGCCGCGGTGAATACGTTCCCGGGCCTTGTACACACCGCCCGTCACACCACGAGAGTTTGCAACACCCGAAGTCGGTGAGGTAACCTTTATGGAGCCAGCCGCCGAAGGTGGGGCAGATGATTGGGGTGAAGTCGTAACAAGGTAGCCGTATCGGAAGGTGCGGCTGGATCACCTCCTTTCTAAGGATATATGGAGCAGCGTGCGTTTTTCGTCTTGTTTAGTTTTGAAGGAACTTGCAAAAGATCCTACAATATCATATCTTCGATATGAAAGATGGGCCTGTAGCTCAGCTGGTTAGAGCGCACGCCTGATAAGCGTGAGGTCGGTGGTTCGAGTCCACTCAGGCCCACCATCTTCTATTAAATCGGGGCCTTAGCTCAGCTGGGAGAGCGCCTGCCTTGCACGCAGGAGGTCAGCGGTTCGATCCCGCTAGGCTCCACCAACGTGTTCTTTGAAAACTAGATAACAATAAGTCATACATTCACATTGAATGCAATGCAAAGTTCATCACACATAGTGATTCTTTCTAAAGTAAGAAATGGTTAAGTTAGAAAGGGCGCACGGTGGATGCCTTGGCACTAGGAGCCGATGAAGGACGGGACGAACACCGATATGCTTCGGGGAGCTGTAAGCAAGCTTTGATCCGGAGATTTCCGAATGGGGAAACCCACTGCTCGTAATGGAGCAGTATCCATACTTGAATACATAGAGTATGAGAAGGCATACCCGGGGAACTGA contains the following coding sequences:
- the dnaA gene encoding chromosomal replication initiator protein DnaA produces the protein MENILDLWNKALQKIETKLSKPSFETWMKSTKAHSLQGDTLTITAPNEFARDWLESRYLHLIADTIYELTGEELSIKFIIPQNQDEEESMPKSPIKKMSKEEPVDIPQNMLNPKYTFDTFVIGSGNRFAHAASLAVAEAPAKAYNPLFIYGGVGLGKTHLMHAIGHYVIDHNPSAKVVYLSSEKFTNEFINSIRDNKAVDFRNRYRNVDVLLIDDIQFLAGKEQTQEEFFHTFNTLHEESKQIVISSDRPPKEIPTLEDRLRSRFEWGLITDITPPDLETRIAILRKKAKAEGLDIPNEVMLYIANQIDSNIRELEGALIRVVAYSSLINKDINADLAAEALKDIIPSSKPKVITIKDIQRIVGQQFNIRLEDFKAKKRTKSVAYPRQIAMYLSREMTDSSLPKIGEEFGGRDHTTVIHAHEKISKLIVEDEQLQQHVKEIKEQLK
- the dnaN gene encoding DNA polymerase III subunit beta, translating into MKFTIQKDRLVESVQDVLKAVSSRTTIPILTGIKIVASDEGVSLTGSDSDISIESFIPQRDGDLEVITIDRPGSIVLQARFFSEIVKKLPMATVEIEVEQNHLTIIRSGSAEFNLNGLDAEEYPHLPQIEEHHAFQIPTDLLKNLIRQTVFAVSTSETRPILTGVNWKVEKGELICTATDSHRLALRKAKLDINEESSYNVVIPGKSLTELSKILDDGQDLVSIVITETQVLFKAQNVLFFSRLLDGNYPDTARLIPQESKTDVVVNTKEFLQAIDRASLLAREGRNNVVKLSADPEQSLEISSNSPEIGKVVETVQADDIKGEELKISFSPKYMLDALKVLEGTEIHVSFTGAMRPFLLRTPNDDSILQLILPVRTY
- the yaaA gene encoding S4 domain-containing protein YaaA, which codes for MPNLITIETEMITLGQFLKLAEVIQSGGMAKWFLSEHEVFINQEPDNRRGRKLYPGDVVEIEGYGTFQVVN
- the recF gene encoding DNA replication/repair protein RecF, coding for MYIQSLALTSYRNYEHTELQFDNKVNVMIGENAQGKTNLMEAIYVLSMAKSHRTSNDKELIRWDKDYAKIEGRVIKKNGPLPMQLVISKKGKKGKVNHIEQQKLSHYVGALNTIMFAPEDLSLVKGSPQIRRRFLDMEIGQVSAVYLHDLSLYQKILSQRNHYLKQLQTRKQTDQAILEILTEQLIDAAAKVVKRRLTFTKQLEKWAQPLHLGISRELETLTLQYQTAIEVSEASDLSKIKNSYEESFQKLREREIDRGVTLWGPHRDDLLFFVNGRDVQTYGSQGQQRTTALSLKLAEIDLIHEEIGEYPILLLDDVLSELDDYRQSHLLHTIQGRVQTFVTTTSVEGIDHATLKEAEIFRVASGKVID
- a CDS encoding DUF370 domain-containing protein yields the protein MYIHLGDDCVVSTREIVAIVDYKMRSSSVVEEFLQKQEKHIISLSQGTPKSIVVTTESVYYSPLSSSTLKKRASFVIEIEV
- the gyrB gene encoding DNA topoisomerase (ATP-hydrolyzing) subunit B, which codes for MEQQHNSYDENQIQVLEGLEAVRKRPGMYIGSTNAKGLHHLVWEIVDNSIDEALAGYCTEITVQIEKDNSITVKDNGRGIPVGIHEKMGRPAVEVIMTVLHAGGKFDGSGYKVSGGLHGVGASVVNALSTTLDVTVYRDGKIHYQQFKRGVPVGDLEVIGETDVTGTTTHFVPDPEIFTETIEFDYDTLANRVRELAFLTKGVNIIIEDLREGKERRNEYCYEGGIKSYVEHLNRSKEVVHEEPVYIEGEKDGITVEVALQYNDSYSSNIYSFANNINTYEGGTHEAGFKTGLTRVINDYARKNGVFKDGDSNLSGEDVREGLTAIISIKHPDPQFEGQTKTKLGNSEARTITDSLFSEALEKFLLENPDSAKKIVEKGLMAARARMAAKKARELTRRKSALEVSSLPGKLADCSSKDPSISELYIVEGDSAGGSAKQGRDRHFQAILPLRGKILNVEKARLDKILSNNEVRSMITALGTGIGEDFTLEKARYHKIVIMTDADVDGAHIRTLLLTFFYRYMREIIENGYVYIAQPPLYKVQQGKRVEYVYNDKQLDELLKTLPQTPKPGLQRYKGLGEMNATQLWETTMDPDARTLLQVTLEDAIDADETFEMLMGDKVEPRRNFIEENAQYVKNLDI
- the gyrA gene encoding DNA gyrase subunit A translates to MSEQHTPNVREVNISHEMRTSFLDYAMSVIVSRALPDVRDGLKPVHRRILYAMNDLGMTSDKPFKKSARIVGEVIGKYHPHGDSAVYEAMVRMAQDFNYRNMLVEGHGNFGSVDGDGAAAMRYTEARLSKISMEILRDITKDTIDYQDNYDGSEREPIVMPARFPNLLVNGATGIAVGMATNIPPHQLGEVIDGVLAVSQNPEMTTQELMEIIPGPDFPTAGQIIGRSGIRKAYETGRGSITLRAKSIIEETSSGKQRIVINEIPYQVNKARLIEKIADLVRDKKIDGITDLRDESDRNGMRIVIELRRDANAHVLLNNLYKQTTLQTSFGINLLALVDGQPKVLTLKQCLEYYLEHQKVIIRRRTAYELRKAEARAHILEGLRIALDHLDEVISLIRSSQTAEIARNGLIENYSLSEKQAQAILDMRLQRLTGLEREKIEEEYKGLVGLIAELKAILADNEKVLEIIREELTEIKERFNDTRRTEIVTAGIETIEDEDLIPVENIVITLTHNGYIKRLPASTYRSQKRGGKGVQGMGTNEDDFVEQLISTSTHDTILFFSNKGKVYRAKGYEIPEFGRTAKGIPIINLLEVEKGEWINAIIPVSEFDEDSYLFFTTRHGVSKRTSLSQFANIRNNGLIALSLRDEDELMAVRLTNGEKQIIIGTKKGMLIRFDETDVREMGRTAAGVKGITLSEDDMVVGMEILEPGANVLIVTEKGYGKLTPEKEYRVQSRGGKGLKTCKITDNNGPLVAVKATNAEAEEDLMIITGSGVIIRMAVSDISTTGRVTQGVRLIRLGDDEHVATVALVEKSQENDEENVETIESDHEQSE